The genomic interval GCCTCCAGATCGGGACCCAAAACGAGTGCCATCGCAAAAATCAGGACGCGCGTCAGCGCTCGGTAGCCGTTCATCAACATACGAAACATACCCCCCCAGAGCGGTACACCCGAGGCCCCCCGCGATGCGCCGCTCATGCGACGCCGCAATCCCCGCGAGCAGCACTAGATATCGCATGGGACCCCGGTGTCTTTAACCAGGTGTGTCCTCCAGCGCGCCTGCCGCAGCCTCGTCGGTACCGTATTGCCTGCCCTTCCACAGCGATCGCCGACCCCGCCAGTAGCGGATCGCGGAGCTCCACGTCATCCCGAGAAACAAGCACCCCGCCCCCGGCAGGACCAGCACCCAGGCAAGGGGAAGCCCATAATACCTGAGAACGGCCCGGTAACTCACCATGGCCATGGCTAAGGTCAGGGCGCCGGCCGCCGCCACCGGCCACTCCCCCGAGACCAGCGCCGCTACGGGCGCCGCGAAGGCGCACAGCATCACCACGGTGCAGAGGACGAGCAACAGAGGGGAATAGCGCAACTGCGTGAAGGCCGTTCTCGCCACCATTTCCCAGATGCTCTGCAGCGAGGGATAGGGCCTCAAGCTCCGGGCCGAATGGGTCAACCCGATCCAGGTATGGAACCCCCGCTTCTTGACGCGCCCGGCCAGGGCGCAGTCGTCGATGAGCGCGTCTCGAATCGCCGCGAATCCGCCGATCTCTCTCAGGACACGCGCCTCCAGGAGGATGCACCCGCCGGCGGCGCAAGCCACGAACGGTATCGCCGGCGAGTTGGACAGACGGAAGGGGTAAAGGAGCTTGAAGAAGTAGACGAAGGCCGGCATCAGGAACCGCTCCCAGAGGTTGTCCATGCGCAGCAAGACCAAGAGCGACACCAGATGGCGACCGTCCTGCCGCAGCTTGGCGCGGAGTGCGGGGAGGATCCCGGGGAGCAGCTCAACATCGGCATCGAGGAGCAGTACCCACTCGGTGCGGACGTTCGCGAGCCCCTGGTGCAAGGCCCACAGCTTGCCGCTCCAACCGGGAGGCAGGGGCGTCCCGTACACGATCTGGAGCCCCTCCATGCGGCACGCGCGCGCCACCGCCCCGGTACCGTCGGTCGATTGATCGTCGATGAGGATGATCCGGAGGCCCCGCCCCTGGCGCCTCAGCCCGGCCAGGATCGTGCTGATCTGCGCGGCCTCGTCGCGGGCCGGAACCAGGACGGTCACATCACGGAGATCGACGTCCTCGCCTCCGCCCTGCGCGTCCAGCGACTCGTCGGTGGCCCAGGGACGCCAGGGCGCAATCAGCACGCACAGCCACATGACGCACGCCGGCAGCACCACGTACCACCAAGACACGGAGCGGTGCCGGTATGGGCGCGACGCGGCGTCTGCTAACCGCTGGCCTTGCGGTGGCGCGAGACCGGCGCGGCGATCGTCGCTACGGTCCCGGAGCCCTTGCCTACCAGGTGCGGCCGGGGCACGGCTCCCTCCCGATAGACGATCTCGGGTTCGGGCGCCATGTCGCCATCGGTGCGCGGTCCCGCGAGCATGACCCGCAGGGCCTTGAGCGGCGAGCGGAACGCATCGTTCACCGCCGTCGCTTCGTAGCCGCAATGGACCATGCAGTCGTTGCATTTCGGGTTGCGCCCGGTGCCGTAGCGTTCCCATTCGGTCTCTTCCATGAGCTCCCGGTAGGTCTTGGCATACCCCTCTCCCACCAGGAGATAGCAGGGTTTCTGCCAGCCAAACACGTTGCGGGTGGGATTGCCCCAGGGCGTACACTCGTAGGCCTGGTTACCGGCGAGGAAATCGAGGTACAGGGGCGACTGGTTGAAGTACCATTGACGTTTTCCGCGCCGTGATTTGCCGAGCTTGAACAGATCGCGAAACAACTGCTTGCTGGCGCGGCGCTTGAGGAACACGTCCTGGCGCGGGGCGCGCTCGTAGCTATAACCGGGCGAGATGGTCACGCCCTCTACTCCGAGTGCCATCGCGATATCCATGAACTCGGCGACTTCCGGGGCGGTCTCACCTTGAAAGAGCGTGCAGTTGGCGGTCACTCGAAACCCCTGCGCGCGCGCCTTCTCGATGACCGCCACACAGGTATCGAAGACCCCCTCGCGGCACACCGAGGCATCGTGCCGCTGGCGGGTCCCGTCGAGGTGGATGGAGAAGGT from Pseudomonadota bacterium carries:
- the hpnH gene encoding adenosyl-hopene transferase HpnH, translating into MGVPLIQQYRVARYVLEQKLRRRQRYPLVLMLEPLFRCNLACAGCGKIDYPDEILDKRLSVEECMAAVDDCGAPIVSIAGGEPLIHKEMPQIVQGFIEREKFVYLCTNALLLDRRMKDYRPSPYLTFSIHLDGTRQRHDASVCREGVFDTCVAVIEKARAQGFRVTANCTLFQGETAPEVAEFMDIAMALGVEGVTISPGYSYERAPRQDVFLKRRASKQLFRDLFKLGKSRRGKRQWYFNQSPLYLDFLAGNQAYECTPWGNPTRNVFGWQKPCYLLVGEGYAKTYRELMEETEWERYGTGRNPKCNDCMVHCGYEATAVNDAFRSPLKALRVMLAGPRTDGDMAPEPEIVYREGAVPRPHLVGKGSGTVATIAAPVSRHRKASG
- a CDS encoding glycosyltransferase — its product is MSWWYVVLPACVMWLCVLIAPWRPWATDESLDAQGGGEDVDLRDVTVLVPARDEAAQISTILAGLRRQGRGLRIILIDDQSTDGTGAVARACRMEGLQIVYGTPLPPGWSGKLWALHQGLANVRTEWVLLLDADVELLPGILPALRAKLRQDGRHLVSLLVLLRMDNLWERFLMPAFVYFFKLLYPFRLSNSPAIPFVACAAGGCILLEARVLREIGGFAAIRDALIDDCALAGRVKKRGFHTWIGLTHSARSLRPYPSLQSIWEMVARTAFTQLRYSPLLLVLCTVVMLCAFAAPVAALVSGEWPVAAAGALTLAMAMVSYRAVLRYYGLPLAWVLVLPGAGCLFLGMTWSSAIRYWRGRRSLWKGRQYGTDEAAAGALEDTPG